Proteins from a genomic interval of Prosthecodimorpha staleyi:
- the hutI gene encoding imidazolonepropionase, giving the protein MPRPDRLWRNARLATMAPGLPGLGIVEAGAVAASGGRIVYAGPEADMPAALREAAETVDCGGRWITPGLIDCHTHLVHAGDRAHEFELRLQGASYEEIARAGGGIVSSVKATRAASEADLVAATLPRLDALIAEGVTTVEVKSGYGLDLETEAKQLRAARRLGTVRDIGVATTFLGAHALPVEAGGDKDAYIAKVADEMLPAIAAEGLADAVDGFCEGIAFSPEQMTRVFEAATTLGLPVKLHADQLSNLHGAALAARFGALSADHLEYADAEGAAAMAAAGTVAVILPGAFYFIRETKVPPIDLFRAAGVPMALATDCNPGTSPMTSLLLTMNMAATLFRMTVEECLLGITRHAAQALGLAAETGTIEAGKWCDLAIWDIDRPAELVYRLGFNPLHARIRRGR; this is encoded by the coding sequence GATCGTCTATGCCGGCCCCGAGGCCGACATGCCGGCGGCTCTGCGCGAGGCGGCCGAGACGGTCGATTGCGGCGGACGCTGGATCACGCCTGGTCTGATCGACTGCCACACCCATCTGGTTCATGCCGGCGACCGTGCGCACGAATTCGAACTGCGGCTGCAGGGCGCCAGCTACGAGGAGATCGCGCGCGCCGGCGGCGGCATCGTCTCCTCCGTCAAGGCGACGCGCGCGGCGAGCGAGGCCGATCTCGTCGCCGCGACCCTGCCGCGGCTCGATGCGCTGATCGCCGAGGGCGTCACCACCGTGGAGGTCAAGTCCGGCTACGGGCTCGATCTGGAGACCGAGGCGAAGCAGTTGCGCGCCGCGCGCCGGCTCGGCACGGTTCGCGACATCGGCGTCGCCACGACCTTCCTCGGCGCCCACGCCCTGCCGGTCGAGGCCGGGGGCGACAAGGATGCCTATATCGCCAAGGTCGCCGACGAGATGCTGCCGGCCATCGCGGCGGAGGGCCTCGCCGATGCGGTCGATGGCTTCTGCGAGGGCATCGCCTTCTCGCCCGAGCAGATGACGCGGGTGTTCGAGGCCGCGACGACGCTCGGCCTGCCGGTCAAGCTCCATGCCGACCAGCTCTCCAACCTGCATGGCGCCGCCCTTGCGGCCCGCTTCGGGGCGCTGTCGGCCGATCACCTCGAATATGCCGATGCCGAGGGTGCGGCCGCGATGGCGGCGGCCGGCACCGTGGCGGTGATCCTGCCGGGCGCCTTCTATTTCATCCGCGAGACCAAGGTACCGCCGATCGACCTGTTCCGCGCCGCCGGCGTGCCGATGGCGTTGGCGACCGACTGCAATCCCGGCACTTCGCCGATGACCTCGCTGCTTTTGACCATGAACATGGCGGCGACGCTGTTCCGCATGACCGTCGAGGAATGCCTCCTCGGCATCACGCGCCACGCCGCCCAGGCCCTCGGGCTGGCGGCCGAGACCGGCACGATCGAGGCCGGCAAGTGGTGCGATCTCGCCATCTGGGACATCGATCGCCCGGCCGAACTGGTCTACCGGCTCGGCTTCAATCCCCTGCACGCCCGCATCCGGAGAGGCCGATGA
- the hutG gene encoding N-formylglutamate deformylase, whose amino-acid sequence MAPTGWLTVTRGDAPLLVSIPHTGTDIPAALEDRLVSPWLARKDADWWIDRLYDFAAGLGATVVHTAISRTVIDVNRDPSGVSLYPGQATTGLCPVETFDGEPLYRSGQEPDAAEIAARRTAYFEPYHDALAAEIARLRAIHPRVVVYDCHSIRSVIPRLFEGSLPNFNIGTNSGASCDPALTTRIEADVSGGGFDRVTNGRFKGGFITRSLGRPADGVHAVQMELACRGYMADPSGSLGPETWPAPFDPAFAAPMRDRLVSVLKTCLAFALEGARP is encoded by the coding sequence ATGGCCCCGACCGGCTGGCTGACCGTCACCCGCGGCGACGCGCCGCTCCTGGTCTCGATCCCGCATACCGGGACCGACATCCCGGCCGCGCTCGAAGATCGCCTCGTCTCGCCCTGGTTGGCGCGCAAGGACGCCGACTGGTGGATCGACCGGCTCTACGACTTCGCCGCCGGGCTCGGCGCGACCGTGGTGCACACGGCGATCTCGCGCACGGTGATCGACGTGAACCGCGACCCGTCCGGCGTCTCGCTCTATCCGGGCCAGGCGACGACCGGCCTCTGCCCGGTCGAGACCTTCGACGGCGAGCCGCTGTACCGGTCCGGGCAAGAGCCCGATGCGGCCGAGATCGCGGCGCGGCGGACGGCCTATTTCGAGCCCTACCACGACGCGCTCGCCGCCGAGATCGCGCGCCTGAGGGCGATCCACCCGCGCGTCGTGGTCTATGACTGCCACTCGATCCGGTCGGTGATCCCGCGCCTGTTCGAGGGCTCATTGCCGAACTTCAACATCGGCACCAATTCCGGCGCGAGCTGCGATCCCGCGCTGACCACGCGCATCGAGGCGGATGTGTCGGGCGGCGGCTTCGACCGCGTCACCAACGGCCGCTTCAAGGGCGGCTTCATCACCCGCAGCCTCGGCCGGCCGGCCGACGGCGTCCATGCCGTGCAGATGGAACTCGCCTGCCGCGGCTACATGGCCGATCCTTCCGGGTCGCTCGGCCCCGAGACCTGGCCGGCGCCGTTCGATCCGGCCTTCGCGGCGCCGATGCGCGACCGCCTCGTTTCCGTTCTCAAGACCTGCCTCGCCTTTGCGCTCGAAGGAGCCCGTCCATGA
- the hutU gene encoding urocanate hydratase — protein MTRPVSRIDNARVIRAPRGPVLNAKSWMTEAPLRMLMNNLDPEVAEKPGELVVYGGIGRAARDWDQYDRIVETLKRLEEDQTLLVQSGKAVGVFRTHADAPRVLIANSNLVPRWATWDHFHELDRKGLMMYGQMTAGSWIYIGSQGIVQGTYETFVEVGRRHYGGDLSGRWILTAGLGGMGGAQPLAAVMAGASCLAIECQPSRIEMRLKTRYLDVQAKDLDEALAIIEQSCRDKKPLSVGLVGNAAEVLPELVRRGVRPDAVTDQTSAHDPINGYLPVGWTLDEWASRRESDPKAVETAARASMAAHVRAMLDFHHAGVPTLDYGNNIRQMAKEEGVADAFDFPGFVPAYIRPLFCRGIGPFRWAALSGDPEDIWKTDAKVKELLPDNKHLHNWLDMARERIAFQGLPARICWVGLGDRHRLGLAFNEMVARGELKAPVVIGRDHLDSGSVASPNRETEAMKDGSDAVSDWPLLNALLNCASGATWVSLHHGGGVGMGFSQHSGVVICCDGSEAAAKRIGRVLWNDPATGVMRHADAGYDIALDCAREQGLDLPGILG, from the coding sequence ATGACCCGCCCCGTCTCCCGCATCGACAATGCCCGCGTCATCCGTGCCCCGCGCGGTCCCGTGCTCAACGCCAAGAGCTGGATGACCGAAGCGCCGCTGCGCATGCTGATGAACAATCTTGACCCGGAGGTCGCCGAAAAGCCGGGGGAGCTGGTCGTCTATGGCGGCATCGGCCGCGCCGCGCGCGACTGGGACCAGTATGACCGCATCGTCGAGACCCTGAAGCGGCTCGAAGAGGACCAGACCCTGCTGGTCCAGTCCGGCAAGGCGGTCGGCGTGTTCCGGACGCACGCCGACGCGCCGCGCGTGCTGATCGCCAATTCCAACCTGGTGCCGCGCTGGGCGACCTGGGACCATTTCCACGAGCTCGATCGCAAGGGCCTGATGATGTACGGCCAGATGACGGCCGGCTCCTGGATCTATATCGGCAGCCAGGGCATCGTGCAGGGCACTTACGAGACCTTCGTCGAGGTCGGCCGGCGCCACTATGGCGGCGACCTGTCGGGCCGCTGGATCCTGACCGCGGGGCTCGGCGGCATGGGCGGCGCGCAGCCGCTGGCGGCCGTCATGGCGGGCGCCTCCTGCCTGGCGATCGAGTGCCAGCCCTCGCGCATCGAGATGCGGCTGAAGACCCGCTACCTCGACGTCCAGGCGAAGGACCTCGACGAAGCGCTTGCCATCATTGAGCAAAGCTGCCGCGACAAGAAGCCGCTCTCGGTCGGCCTGGTCGGCAATGCCGCCGAAGTCCTGCCCGAACTGGTGCGCCGCGGCGTGCGCCCGGATGCGGTCACCGACCAGACCTCGGCGCATGATCCGATCAACGGCTACCTCCCGGTCGGCTGGACGCTGGACGAATGGGCGAGCCGGCGCGAGAGCGATCCGAAGGCGGTCGAGACGGCGGCGCGCGCCTCCATGGCGGCCCATGTCCGCGCCATGCTCGACTTCCACCATGCCGGCGTGCCGACGCTCGACTACGGCAACAACATCCGCCAGATGGCCAAGGAGGAGGGCGTCGCCGACGCCTTCGACTTCCCCGGCTTCGTGCCGGCCTATATCCGGCCGCTGTTCTGCCGCGGCATCGGGCCGTTCCGCTGGGCGGCGCTGTCGGGCGATCCGGAGGACATCTGGAAGACCGACGCCAAGGTCAAGGAACTGCTGCCCGACAACAAGCACCTGCACAACTGGCTCGACATGGCGCGCGAGCGGATCGCCTTCCAGGGCCTGCCGGCGCGCATCTGCTGGGTCGGCCTCGGCGACCGCCACCGGCTCGGCCTGGCCTTCAACGAGATGGTCGCGCGCGGCGAACTGAAGGCGCCGGTCGTGATCGGCCGCGACCACCTGGATTCCGGCTCGGTCGCCTCGCCGAACCGCGAGACCGAGGCGATGAAGGACGGCTCCGACGCCGTCTCCGACTGGCCGCTCCTCAACGCGCTGCTCAACTGCGCCTCCGGGGCGACCTGGGTCTCGCTGCATCACGGCGGCGGCGTCGGCATGGGCTTTTCGCAGCATTCCGGCGTGGTCATCTGCTGCGACGGCAGCGAGGCGGCGGCGAAGCGCATCGGCCGGGTGCTGTGGAACGATCCGGCGACCGGCGTCATGCGCCATGCCGATGCCGGCTACGACATCGCG
- the hutH gene encoding histidine ammonia-lyase: MSIAIHPGEVSLASWRAVWEGADLALDPACRPKIVASAEAVRRILAAGAPVYGINTGFGKLASVRIADADLETLQRNIVLSHAAGTGAPMPKPVARLMMALKLASLSQGASGVRPEVIDLLVAMLARDLIPVVPCQGSVGASGDLAPLSHMTAAMIGVGHILVGDAHVPAADALARAGLAPLTLGAKEGLALLNGTQFSTAYGLAALFQAERLFQTALVTGALSTDAARGSDAPFDPRIHRLRRHRGQIETADALRRLMAGSAIRQSHLVDDPRVQDPYCLRCQPQVMGAVLDVLRSAAGLLGTEANGVSDNPLIFAEEGEALSGGNFHAEPVAFAADMIAMAVCEIGSIAERRIAMLVDPALSGLPAFLTPKPGLNSGFMIPQVTAAALVSENKQMAHPASVDSIPTSANQEDHVSMAAHGARRLLGMIANAEAVIGIELLAAAQGVDFHAPLTSSDPLEAVRRVLRAAVPHLDDDRHFHPDMEAANRLVRSGAIAAAAGLDLPGLF, encoded by the coding sequence ATGAGCATTGCGATCCATCCCGGCGAGGTCTCGCTCGCGTCCTGGCGCGCGGTCTGGGAGGGTGCCGATCTGGCCCTCGATCCGGCCTGCCGGCCGAAGATCGTCGCCAGCGCCGAGGCCGTCCGCCGCATCCTCGCGGCCGGCGCGCCGGTCTACGGCATCAATACCGGCTTCGGCAAGCTCGCCAGCGTGCGCATCGCCGATGCCGACCTGGAGACGCTGCAGCGCAACATCGTGCTCAGCCATGCCGCCGGCACCGGCGCGCCGATGCCGAAGCCGGTCGCCCGGCTGATGATGGCCTTGAAGCTCGCCAGCCTCTCGCAGGGCGCCTCGGGTGTCCGGCCGGAAGTGATCGATCTCCTGGTCGCCATGCTGGCGCGCGATCTGATCCCGGTCGTGCCCTGCCAGGGTTCGGTCGGCGCCTCCGGCGACCTCGCCCCGCTCTCCCATATGACCGCGGCCATGATCGGCGTCGGCCATATCCTGGTCGGCGACGCCCATGTCCCGGCCGCCGATGCGCTCGCGCGCGCCGGCCTCGCCCCGCTGACGCTCGGCGCCAAGGAAGGGCTCGCGCTCCTCAACGGCACCCAGTTCTCGACCGCCTACGGGCTCGCCGCCCTGTTCCAGGCCGAGCGGCTGTTCCAGACCGCGCTGGTCACAGGGGCGCTCTCGACCGACGCGGCGCGCGGTTCCGACGCCCCGTTCGATCCGCGCATCCATCGCCTGCGCCGCCACCGCGGCCAGATCGAGACCGCCGACGCGCTGCGCCGGCTGATGGCCGGCAGCGCGATCCGCCAGTCGCACCTGGTCGACGATCCGCGTGTGCAGGATCCCTATTGCCTGCGCTGCCAGCCGCAGGTCATGGGCGCCGTGCTCGACGTTCTCCGCAGCGCCGCCGGGCTTCTCGGCACGGAAGCCAACGGCGTCTCCGACAATCCGCTGATCTTCGCGGAGGAGGGCGAGGCCCTGTCGGGCGGCAATTTTCACGCCGAGCCGGTCGCCTTCGCGGCCGACATGATCGCCATGGCGGTGTGCGAGATCGGCTCGATCGCCGAACGGCGCATCGCCATGCTGGTCGACCCGGCGCTGTCCGGCCTGCCGGCCTTCCTGACGCCGAAGCCGGGGCTCAATTCCGGCTTCATGATCCCGCAGGTCACCGCCGCCGCGCTGGTCTCCGAGAACAAGCAGATGGCCCATCCGGCGAGCGTCGATTCCATTCCGACCTCGGCCAACCAGGAGGACCACGTCTCGATGGCCGCCCATGGCGCGCGGCGGCTGCTCGGCATGATCGCCAATGCCGAGGCGGTGATCGGGATCGAACTCCTGGCGGCCGCGCAGGGCGTCGATTTCCATGCGCCATTGACCTCCTCTGACCCGCTCGAGGCCGTCCGCCGGGTGCTGCGCGCCGCGGTACCGCATCTCGACGACGACCGGCACTTCCACCCCGACATGGAGGCCGCCAACCGTCTGGTCCGCTCCGGCGCCATCGCGGCGGCCGCCGGGCTCGACCTGCCGGGGCTGTTCTGA